Below is a genomic region from Acinetobacter tibetensis.
TTGAAAACACCACCGATGCTTATCATTTTCCATTGGTACACAAGTCTTTCTTAAGTTCAGTCGATGAAAAAACGGAAGAATTATTTAACTTTGAAAATCAACCCGGTTTTGTTGAAGACTTAGGCAATGGTCACAGCGTGATGGTGATGATTCCTGAATTGGTCGATTTAGACGAAGAATTAATGGAACGTCCAATTCAGGAACGCTTTGAAGATTTAGCGCAAGCATTGCGTGATGAAGGTCATGCAGAACTGGAAGTGCGTCGTATTGTACGTGCTGTGGGCGGTTCTGGTTTTAACTTAAACCTGTTCCCGAACATCGCCTGTTCAATGGCGTTTTTCCGCGTCATGCAACCGATTTCCGTCGATAAAACAGAAATTCATCATTCCGTGATTACGATGGATGGTGGCCCACAAATTGCGAATCAATATCGCCTGCGTTTGCATGAGCATTTCCAAGGCCCATTTGGTTTTGGTACGCCCGATGATGCTGAAGCATGGGAGCGTGTGCAAAAAGGAGCCGCCGCAGGCGAAAACCTCTGGATTATGTTGAACCGTGGTTTAGCGGGCGAAGTACAAACTGAAGATGGTTTGAAAAGTGATGTGAGTGCTGAAACAGGGATGCGCTCTGCCTATCAACAGTGGAAAAAGTTGATGACGGCTTAAGGGGAAGAACATGAAAATTGATTTAAATTTACTCAATGAAGTCACAGCGTTTATTTGGGCAGAAGCCGATATGTTGGACCATGCTGAACATGCAGCATGGTTAAATCTTTGGAATGAAAAAGGGGTGTATATCATTCCAATTGATCCGACACTTAGCGATTATGAAAACAACCTGAATTATGCTTATGACGATCATCACATGCGTAAATTACGTGTTCAGCGTTTAGAAAATGGCGAAGCAATTTCAACTTCACCCAAGGCAAATACGGTTCGGAGCATTTCACGTGTTCGGATTTTAAAAGATGAAGAAGGTGAAATTGTTTTACGTTGTGCGCAAAACTTACGTGAATTCCGTAAAGAGAACCTCAAACACTACACCGCAGATGTGACTTACCATTTAAACCGTGATGCCGAAGCGGGTTTTAAAATTAATCGTAAAATCATTAATTTAATTAATTCTACCGATACCTTGGCAGGTATTAGCTACATTCTATAGGAGCATCGGCATGCAACAGGTTGTATTAGTGACAGGCGCTGCTTCAGGTTTGGGCAATGTCATTGCGGAATATTTTGCCAGCCAAGGTCATCAGGTAATTTTATCTGCCAGTACTTTGGAAAAGGCGGAAAAAGCCAAAGCAGAAAGTCAGTTTCCCGAGCAAATGTTTCCAGTGAAACTGGATATTTCAGTTGAAACGGACTTTCATGCCGTGGTGCAGTGGATCGAACAAAAATTTGCAAAACTTGATGTGTTGATCAATAACGCGACGGTCACTAAGGCAACCCCAGTTTTGGAGATTACGGCTGCTGATTTTGACTGGATTACCCAAGTTAATCAGCGCGGTACATTCCAGTCTTGCCAAATTATTGGTCAGTACATGGCGCAAAAAGGCTATGGGCGCATTATTAATATGGCATCTTTAGCCGGGCAAAATGGTGGTACGGCAACAGGCGCACATTATGCAGCGAGCAAAGGTGCCATTGTGACCTTAACCAAAATCTTTGCTAAAGAGTTTGCGGCAAAAGGTGTGACAGTAAATGCCGTTGCTCCCGGCCCAATGGAATCAGCCATTGTGCATAGCGTGGTGTCAGACGAAAAAATGGAACAGTTTATCCAGAATATTCCTGTTAAAGCATTAGGCAGTATGTCGTTTATTGCTGAAACCTGCGCGTTGTTGGCAAGTCCAAATGCTGGGTTCGTCACAGGCGCAACTTGGGATATTAATGGTGGTTTATTCATGCGCTAAGCCTTGTGCCAAGCAAGTGAAAAGGAGAAAACAAAAATGACTACACTTTATGATGTCGTCGTAAAAAACCGCCATGTAGAAGGTGGCAATATTGCAGTCATGGAATTTGAGTCTGCTAATGCCGAAGTATTACCTAAAATTGAAGCAGGTGCCCATATTGATGTGCACTTACCGAATGGTCTGGTTCGTCAATACTCGCTTTGTCAAAATCCTAATCAGGCTGGCAAGTTCAGATTAGGCATTTTAAGAGATGCAGAATCACGTGGTGGTTCAATTTCAGCTTTTGATGATTTAAAAGATGGAATGCACATTCAGGTGAGTGCACCCAAAAACTTATTTCCATTGTACCCAGCGAAACATACGGTGTTGATCGGTGGAGGCATTGGCATTACA
It encodes:
- a CDS encoding aromatic ring-hydroxylating oxygenase subunit alpha, whose protein sequence is MNGIISTLNIGVDYEALVQSDRAHTSLYKDERIFNEEMQKIFYSTWVWVAHASEIPEGGSYKTINIGKQPVVVVRDRKKKVHVLLNRCRHRAATVCEHKKGKTNSFVCPYHGWSYALDGTLRGVPSPESYGECLDKSELPLVSLRVEEYNGMIFASFNHEVEPLEQFLGPAKKWIDLFMKQGAGYPVKVLGEHRFTFPGNWKIQLENTTDAYHFPLVHKSFLSSVDEKTEELFNFENQPGFVEDLGNGHSVMVMIPELVDLDEELMERPIQERFEDLAQALRDEGHAELEVRRIVRAVGGSGFNLNLFPNIACSMAFFRVMQPISVDKTEIHHSVITMDGGPQIANQYRLRLHEHFQGPFGFGTPDDAEAWERVQKGAAAGENLWIMLNRGLAGEVQTEDGLKSDVSAETGMRSAYQQWKKLMTA
- a CDS encoding aromatic-ring-hydroxylating dioxygenase subunit beta, encoding MKIDLNLLNEVTAFIWAEADMLDHAEHAAWLNLWNEKGVYIIPIDPTLSDYENNLNYAYDDHHMRKLRVQRLENGEAISTSPKANTVRSISRVRILKDEEGEIVLRCAQNLREFRKENLKHYTADVTYHLNRDAEAGFKINRKIINLINSTDTLAGISYIL
- a CDS encoding SDR family NAD(P)-dependent oxidoreductase, translating into MQQVVLVTGAASGLGNVIAEYFASQGHQVILSASTLEKAEKAKAESQFPEQMFPVKLDISVETDFHAVVQWIEQKFAKLDVLINNATVTKATPVLEITAADFDWITQVNQRGTFQSCQIIGQYMAQKGYGRIINMASLAGQNGGTATGAHYAASKGAIVTLTKIFAKEFAAKGVTVNAVAPGPMESAIVHSVVSDEKMEQFIQNIPVKALGSMSFIAETCALLASPNAGFVTGATWDINGGLFMR